Proteins co-encoded in one Quercus robur chromosome 8, dhQueRobu3.1, whole genome shotgun sequence genomic window:
- the LOC126694876 gene encoding vesicle-associated protein 4-1-like, with protein MAIADHRHHHHHKSQSDTKLFRLCPFWQSGNTSSSSSSTQNLTHSNIGSLSGRHVEGPSNPKPPPKTVSSVARSLLPPRRRLRLDPSSNLYFPNEPGKQVKSAIRLKNTSRSHVAFKFQTTAPKSCYMRPPGGILAPGESIIATVFKFVEHVENNEKQLDLKSKIKFKIMSLKVKGGIDYVPELFEEQKDEVTVERILRVVFLDVERHSPALEKLKRQLAEAEAALESQTRKKPPVDTGPRVVGEGLVIDEWKERREKYLARQQVEVVDSA; from the exons ATGGCTATAGCGGatcaccgccaccaccaccaccacaaatcACAGTCTGACACGAAGCTGTTCAGGCTCTGTCCGTTTTGGCAGTCGGGCAATACGTCGTCGTCTTCATCTTCCACACAGAATCTTACTCATAGTAACATCGGGAGTCTGAGCGGCCGACACGTGGAGGGGCCGTCCAATCCAAAGCCGCCACCCAAAACGGTGTCGTCCGTTGCTCGATCGCTACTCCCACCTCGCCGAAGGCTCCGCCTTGACCCTTCCAGCAACCTCTACTTCCCAA ATGAGCCTGGTAAACAGGTTAAGAGCGCGATCAGATTGAAGAACACCAGTAGGTCCCATGTGGCGTTTAAG TTTCAAACTACGGCACCGAAGAGCTGTTATATGCGTCCTCCTGGTGGTATCCTTGCTCCTGGAGAGAGCATTATTGCAACAG TGTTCAAATTTGTGGAGCATGTTGAGAACAATGAAAAGCAATTGGACTTGAAGAGCAAGATTAAGTTCAAGATCATGAGTCTGAAGGTCAAAGGAGGAATAGATTATGTACCTGAGCTG TTTGAGGAACAAAAGGATGAAGTAACTGTTGAACGAATATTGCGGGTTGTATTTTTAGATGTGGAGCGTCATAGTCCT GCATTGGAAAAACTGAAGCGTCAATTAGCTGAAGCTGAGGCTGCTCTTGAATCACAAACACGCAAGAAACCTCCTGTAGACACAGGACCTCGGGTTGTTGGGGAAGGGCTTGTAATAGATGAATGG AAAGAGCGAAGGGAGAAATACCTGGCTCGACAGCAGGTTGAAGTGGTAGACTCAGCATAA